A single Thermoanaerobacterium sp. RBIITD DNA region contains:
- the queA gene encoding tRNA preQ1(34) S-adenosylmethionine ribosyltransferase-isomerase QueA, with product MNLHEFYYDLPEELIAQEPLLNRDESRIMILNRRTGEIKHDIFKNIINYLNHNDCLVLNDTKVIPARLIGVREDTGGKIEFVLLRRLKNNEWEILVKPGRRAKIGSTFLFGNGELKAEVLSTTEVGGRIVRFSYEGIFEEVLDKLGEMPVPPYIKKKLKDKNMYQTVYAKHEGSAAAPTAGLHFTNELLEKIKEKGVKIVFVTLHVGLGTFRPVKEEIIEEHKMHSEFYVVKEDAAETINNVKKNGGRIISVGTTSTRTLESVADENGVIKPGSGWTDIFIYPGYKYKAIDGLITNFHLPESTLIMMISAFAGRDNVMNAYKVAIENKYRFYSFGDAMLII from the coding sequence ATGAATTTACATGAATTTTATTACGATTTACCTGAGGAACTGATAGCACAAGAACCTCTTTTAAATAGAGATGAATCGAGAATTATGATACTAAATAGAAGGACGGGTGAAATAAAGCATGATATTTTTAAAAATATAATAAATTATTTAAATCATAATGATTGCTTAGTATTAAATGATACAAAGGTAATACCAGCGAGACTTATTGGTGTCAGAGAAGATACAGGCGGAAAGATTGAGTTTGTACTTCTTAGAAGATTAAAAAATAATGAATGGGAAATACTTGTAAAGCCCGGTAGGCGTGCAAAAATTGGGTCAACTTTTTTGTTTGGAAATGGTGAGTTAAAAGCAGAAGTACTTTCTACTACAGAAGTTGGTGGTAGAATTGTAAGATTCAGCTACGAAGGCATTTTCGAAGAAGTGCTTGATAAACTTGGTGAAATGCCTGTACCACCATATATAAAGAAAAAATTAAAGGACAAGAATATGTATCAGACAGTTTATGCGAAGCATGAAGGATCTGCGGCAGCACCAACGGCGGGGCTTCATTTTACAAATGAGCTTCTTGAAAAAATAAAAGAAAAAGGCGTTAAAATAGTATTTGTAACCCTTCATGTTGGTCTTGGTACATTTCGACCTGTTAAGGAAGAAATAATTGAAGAGCATAAGATGCATTCTGAATTTTATGTTGTAAAAGAGGATGCTGCAGAAACTATAAATAATGTTAAAAAGAATGGGGGACGTATAATTTCTGTTGGAACAACATCAACAAGAACATTAGAATCTGTTGCTGATGAGAATGGAGTAATTAAACCAGGCAGCGGATGGACAGATATATTTATATATCCAGGATATAAATATAAGGCGATAGATGGCCTTATAACAAATTTTCACTTGCCTGAATCCACATTGATAATGATGATATCTGCTTTTGCTGGTAGAGATAATGTTATGAATGCATATAAAGTAGCTATAGAAAATAAATACAGATTTTATAGTTTTGGTGATGCAATGCTAATCATATAG